A DNA window from Candidatus Baltobacteraceae bacterium contains the following coding sequences:
- a CDS encoding TM0106 family RecB-like putative nuclease, with protein sequence MQQIDGQFVFSASDLNDFLECDHLVELQRRVALGELVRPEPDPATALLARKGDEHERRHLERLQAQPDGDVVVFSANGDRSVAAWRAAEAQALAAMERGSRVIYQATFFDGTFLGRADFLRRVERPCARWPWSYEAIDTKLALNPKPYYLVQLCNYSDHIGRLQGSMPHEMHVVLGSGEERHFRVDDFAAYYRNLKSRFLQWMGVASHDTYPFEKSHCTVCSWSKACAQRRDADDHLSLVANIRKDQIAKLEAGGTTTLAALAAATAEQRPFGMVESTFDKLCHQARLQHVGRTEHRYVYDLLPHDEGDGLERLPEPDEGDLFFDIEGDPLYAPERGLEYLFGFYLPKEREYRAFWARDDRQERAAFEDAIDFLVERRHAYPGMHVYHYAPYETTALRRLMGFYATRERELDDLLRNEAFVDLYAVVRQSLRISQPSYSIKKLEAFYGMTRATDVRRGDDSIVMFESWLTGGDDAILADIERYNEDDCRSTHRLREWLIERRFEWEGQFGRALAWRALRNEETPEDDGRSELAHRLLDGLSAPRSLLELRQSAATVRERWLLGHLISYHAREAKPAYWRLFDRCANPDRLLEFDHEAIGGLRLRDDIEPTKVKQSYVYTYAFPDQQHNLGTETPYSPHHCAPAGTIVEIDDERGLLRIKLTRNIVPHTLRALIPGKPIETKSKRDALVRIANAYLDGTLAQRFPGTQSLLLARKPHLLHPRLLVQPGRVDAASVSEVVHDLDGSHLVVQGPPGSGKSTIGAAAIVELLADGKRVGILANGHKAIHNLLRKVEQAAQAAGARFIGLQKYTAGNEGSAYESPLDDPMVLPVDNAAAFASISHALAAGTSWLFAREELAGAYDYLVIDEAGQVSLADAIACSAAARNVVLLGDPLQLAQVSQGAHPTGTGLSVLQHALGEDETIDPSCGIFLDVSYRMHPEICAFISHAVYDDRLHAAPDCARNAVASPGLSGSGLRYMPVDHDANYRASSEEAAAIVAAAGDLLHGTVTVGTQPPRALTEHDILVVSPYNGQRKRIREQLAAAGLGEIRVGTVDKFQGQEAPVVFYSMATSSGATLPRDLEFLFEKNRLNVAISRAQCMTVLVCSPRLLELRCRTPEEMALVNLLCAYVESAARSSVPAPPTPLRAAS encoded by the coding sequence ATGCAGCAGATCGACGGACAATTCGTCTTCTCGGCTTCCGACCTCAACGATTTCCTCGAGTGCGACCATCTCGTCGAGTTGCAGCGCCGCGTCGCGCTGGGCGAGCTGGTCCGTCCCGAGCCCGATCCCGCCACCGCGCTGCTCGCGCGCAAAGGCGACGAACACGAGCGTCGTCATCTCGAGCGGCTGCAGGCCCAGCCCGACGGCGACGTCGTCGTCTTTTCGGCTAACGGCGATCGCTCCGTGGCGGCGTGGCGCGCGGCCGAAGCCCAAGCCCTGGCTGCGATGGAGCGTGGCAGCCGTGTCATTTATCAGGCGACGTTTTTCGACGGAACGTTCTTAGGCCGCGCCGACTTCTTACGCCGCGTGGAACGCCCGTGCGCGCGCTGGCCGTGGAGTTACGAAGCGATCGACACAAAGCTCGCGCTCAATCCGAAGCCGTACTATCTCGTCCAGCTCTGCAACTACAGCGACCACATCGGACGGCTGCAGGGCTCGATGCCGCACGAGATGCACGTCGTGCTCGGCAGCGGCGAGGAACGGCACTTTCGCGTCGACGACTTCGCAGCATACTATCGCAATCTCAAGTCGCGCTTTCTCCAATGGATGGGGGTCGCTTCCCACGACACGTATCCTTTTGAGAAGTCGCACTGTACGGTCTGTTCGTGGAGTAAGGCCTGCGCGCAGCGGCGCGATGCCGACGACCACTTGAGTTTGGTTGCCAACATTCGCAAAGACCAGATTGCCAAGCTCGAGGCCGGCGGCACGACGACGCTCGCGGCACTCGCAGCCGCGACGGCGGAGCAGCGTCCGTTCGGGATGGTCGAGTCGACGTTCGACAAGCTGTGCCACCAAGCGCGCCTGCAACACGTCGGCAGAACCGAGCACCGTTACGTCTACGATCTGCTGCCGCACGACGAAGGCGACGGACTCGAACGGCTGCCCGAACCCGACGAGGGCGACCTCTTCTTCGACATCGAGGGCGATCCGCTGTACGCGCCCGAACGCGGACTCGAATACCTCTTCGGCTTCTATCTGCCGAAGGAACGGGAGTATCGCGCGTTCTGGGCGCGCGACGACCGTCAGGAACGCGCCGCGTTCGAAGATGCCATCGACTTCCTGGTCGAACGCCGCCACGCGTATCCGGGTATGCACGTTTACCACTACGCGCCGTACGAGACGACGGCGCTGCGGCGCTTGATGGGTTTTTACGCGACGCGCGAACGCGAGCTCGACGACCTGCTGCGCAACGAAGCCTTCGTCGATCTCTATGCGGTCGTCCGCCAATCGCTGCGAATCTCGCAGCCCAGTTACTCGATCAAGAAGCTCGAGGCATTCTACGGAATGACGCGCGCGACCGACGTGCGGCGCGGCGACGATTCCATCGTCATGTTCGAATCGTGGCTGACCGGAGGCGACGACGCGATCCTTGCCGACATCGAGCGCTATAACGAGGACGATTGCCGTTCGACGCACCGGCTGCGCGAGTGGCTGATCGAGCGCCGCTTCGAATGGGAAGGGCAATTCGGCCGCGCGCTCGCATGGCGCGCCCTGCGCAACGAGGAGACGCCCGAAGACGACGGCCGCAGCGAACTCGCACACCGGCTGCTCGACGGACTTTCCGCGCCGCGTTCGCTGCTCGAGTTGCGCCAATCGGCCGCAACGGTACGGGAACGGTGGCTGTTGGGACATCTCATTTCGTATCACGCGCGCGAAGCCAAGCCCGCGTACTGGCGGCTCTTCGATCGCTGCGCCAATCCCGACCGGCTGCTCGAATTCGACCACGAGGCGATCGGCGGCCTGCGGCTGCGCGACGACATCGAGCCGACGAAGGTGAAGCAGTCGTACGTCTACACCTACGCGTTTCCCGATCAGCAGCACAACTTGGGCACCGAAACCCCGTATAGCCCGCACCACTGCGCGCCCGCCGGCACGATCGTTGAGATCGACGACGAACGCGGACTGCTGCGAATCAAGCTTACCCGCAATATCGTGCCCCATACGCTGCGCGCACTCATTCCGGGCAAGCCGATCGAGACCAAGAGCAAACGCGACGCGCTGGTGCGCATCGCCAACGCCTATCTCGACGGCACGCTGGCCCAGCGGTTTCCCGGCACGCAGTCGCTTCTGCTCGCCCGAAAACCACATCTGTTGCATCCGCGCCTGCTGGTTCAGCCTGGGCGCGTCGACGCAGCTTCGGTGTCGGAGGTCGTCCACGATCTCGACGGCAGCCACCTCGTCGTCCAAGGGCCTCCGGGATCGGGCAAGAGCACGATCGGCGCCGCGGCCATCGTCGAGCTGCTCGCCGACGGCAAACGCGTCGGCATTTTGGCTAACGGTCACAAAGCGATTCACAACCTCTTGCGCAAGGTCGAGCAAGCCGCGCAGGCGGCCGGCGCCCGGTTTATCGGGCTGCAGAAGTACACGGCCGGAAACGAAGGTTCCGCGTACGAGTCGCCGCTCGACGATCCCATGGTGCTGCCCGTCGACAACGCCGCAGCGTTTGCGTCGATTTCGCACGCGCTCGCCGCGGGAACGTCGTGGCTATTCGCGCGCGAAGAGTTGGCAGGCGCCTACGACTATCTCGTCATCGACGAGGCGGGGCAAGTTTCGCTGGCCGACGCGATCGCGTGCTCCGCGGCGGCGCGCAACGTCGTACTGCTGGGCGACCCGTTGCAACTCGCACAGGTGTCGCAAGGCGCGCATCCGACCGGCACCGGACTCTCGGTGCTGCAGCACGCGCTCGGCGAAGACGAGACGATCGATCCGTCGTGCGGGATCTTCCTCGACGTGTCGTATCGCATGCACCCGGAGATCTGCGCCTTCATTTCACACGCCGTGTACGACGATCGTCTGCACGCGGCTCCCGACTGCGCACGCAACGCCGTGGCATCGCCGGGTTTGAGCGGCAGCGGACTGCGCTATATGCCCGTCGATCACGACGCGAACTATCGGGCGTCGTCCGAAGAAGCCGCGGCAATCGTGGCCGCGGCCGGCGACCTGTTACACGGCACCGTCACGGTGGGCACGCAACCGCCGCGCGCTCTGACGGAGCACGACATTCTGGTCGTCTCGCCCTACAACGGACAGCGCAAACGCATTCGCGAACAACTCGCGGCCGCTGGACTAGGGGAGATTCGCGTCGGCACCGTCGACAAGTTCCAGGGACAGGAGGCACCGGTGGTCTTCTACTCGATGGCCACGTCGAGCGGCGCAACGCTGCCGCGCGACCTCGAATTTCTGTTCGAAAAGAACCGGCTCAACGTCGCGATCTCCCGCGCGCAATGCATGACGGTGCTCGTCTGCTCGCCGCGCCTCCTCGAGCTGCGCTGCAGAACGCCTGAAGAGATGGCGCTGGTGAACCTGCTCTGCGCTTACGTCGAAAGCGCCGCGCGTTCTAGCGTGCCGGCGCCGCCGACGCCGTTGCGTGCGGCTTCATGA
- a CDS encoding response regulator transcription factor, with product MPGTPDDQGDEILRYAASLLARNDNELAVILHRPNLWEVTVGTLIDAGKSTKKSSKRHLRPVPGGDGAWNLSAVLSTRELQVVRLIAEGLSNKQIGANLELSDKTIKNHISHILGKLGLTARTQVAVLALRGGLC from the coding sequence ATGCCCGGGACCCCCGACGACCAAGGCGACGAAATCTTACGCTACGCCGCCTCGCTCCTGGCTCGTAACGATAACGAACTGGCCGTCATCCTCCACCGTCCCAATCTGTGGGAGGTTACGGTCGGAACGCTCATTGACGCCGGCAAGTCGACCAAGAAAAGCTCAAAGCGACATCTTCGCCCCGTTCCAGGCGGCGACGGCGCGTGGAACTTGAGCGCGGTGCTCTCGACCCGCGAGCTTCAGGTCGTACGGCTCATCGCCGAGGGCTTGTCCAACAAGCAGATCGGCGCGAACCTCGAGCTCAGCGACAAGACGATCAAGAACCACATCTCACACATTCTCGGAAAACTCGGCTTGACGGCGCGCACCCAAGTAGCGGTCTTAGCTCTTCGCGGTGGACTCTGCTAA
- a CDS encoding antibiotic biosynthesis monooxygenase yields MIEVFFRYRVHPQQVRAFEHAYGPSGPWVEMFRQHPGFRRTRLFRHKSEAQIYITVDVWDSKESYDQFRAMYADEYNRLDAQLAMLKLEEHLLGYYEGPEEYRAPLDTMA; encoded by the coding sequence ATGATCGAGGTGTTCTTCCGGTACCGCGTGCATCCTCAACAAGTGCGCGCCTTCGAACACGCCTACGGACCCAGCGGTCCGTGGGTCGAGATGTTTCGGCAGCACCCCGGTTTCCGGCGGACGCGCCTGTTCCGGCACAAGTCCGAGGCGCAGATCTACATCACGGTCGACGTGTGGGATTCCAAGGAGTCCTACGATCAGTTTCGCGCCATGTACGCCGACGAATACAACCGGCTCGACGCCCAGCTTGCCATGCTCAAGCTGGAAGAACACTTACTAGGTTACTACGAAGGGCCCGAAGAGTATCGCGCGCCCCTCGACACAATGGCGTGA
- a CDS encoding LuxR C-terminal-related transcriptional regulator, whose product MKRSRVVALIAAAAASPLTLIVAPAGSGKSRAISEFLAEATGSFDVVDAVDRLDAVERAAAVAAIDRADPTQRWILATRSSEGLPIGSWLAYGRARRVIGVADLSFTASETREEVVAFTGGWAVAASFAHALAESGVELRAVREQTREMMRSFLDERFYGELNDEQRELLEAASVLPAMDVALLEGAGFPDAYGAMQRIAARTAMVWETGAARFACNDITADYLRRRIAMRERGQRAQLYERAASALESSGAIGAALDAYVAAERRDGVVRLLHERGLQLVDRAHVDVVHRAIDALDDKIKREDSVILTLRAVAHAAKGRPVRAEGLLKRALTRAGNDKAAHAAATLRLSLLLANRGEDAGSHLELLAADGDQAAEARAEAWSILAAHRALSGDTPAATSAIQRASELLPSIERDDVRAKVLQRIGVAAINSGDVELARSSLEEAAELAMELELFSLASRAYVSLCRLVLDKDDNVEQHRLYSQSAVVAAKRADNAFDVQTALIVGLRAEMLRGNEDGSCAFEAELKALRTADEARVHAVSSLKAVRMAWNGKFSEAHYILGRTWDRLYLDFDRVMAGALCGLFLAVDGRRTESSRLITDVVRKANGVSANGLFAKRRVAVARLYCAVAESVNGRSLQAATIVRQIAVSDDDPIIGLVTNLAANITTSVRQAATADAELERVALARLMAHGYGDAVRVLEAIRGALEERKFLKRMSITPAEVIVLRHLNHGLSPKEIAARTGRSVFTVRAHIANAIGKLRCNGRAEAVAVARRLGLLD is encoded by the coding sequence GTGAAACGTTCGCGCGTCGTCGCGCTGATCGCCGCGGCCGCTGCTTCCCCGCTGACGCTCATCGTTGCGCCGGCCGGCAGCGGTAAATCGCGCGCGATTAGCGAGTTTCTGGCCGAAGCAACCGGGAGCTTCGACGTCGTCGATGCCGTCGATCGGCTCGACGCCGTGGAACGGGCAGCCGCCGTCGCGGCGATCGACCGGGCCGATCCAACGCAGCGTTGGATTCTTGCGACCCGCTCGAGCGAAGGACTGCCGATTGGTTCGTGGCTGGCCTACGGGCGTGCGCGTCGCGTGATCGGCGTTGCGGATCTGAGTTTCACCGCGTCGGAAACGCGCGAGGAAGTCGTGGCGTTTACGGGTGGCTGGGCGGTCGCGGCATCGTTTGCGCACGCTCTGGCCGAAAGCGGCGTCGAGTTGCGCGCGGTACGCGAACAAACGCGAGAGATGATGCGTTCGTTTCTGGACGAGCGCTTCTACGGCGAACTCAACGACGAGCAGCGCGAGCTGCTGGAAGCAGCGTCGGTGCTCCCCGCGATGGACGTTGCGCTGTTGGAGGGGGCGGGGTTTCCCGACGCATACGGCGCAATGCAGCGGATTGCCGCGCGAACCGCGATGGTGTGGGAAACGGGCGCCGCGCGTTTTGCCTGCAACGACATCACGGCCGACTACTTGCGACGCCGTATCGCGATGCGCGAGCGCGGGCAGCGTGCGCAGCTGTACGAACGCGCGGCGTCGGCGCTCGAGAGCAGCGGCGCCATCGGCGCGGCGCTCGACGCATACGTCGCCGCCGAACGGCGCGACGGCGTCGTTCGGCTGCTGCACGAGCGCGGCTTACAGCTCGTCGATCGCGCGCACGTGGATGTGGTGCACCGTGCTATCGATGCGCTCGACGACAAGATCAAGCGCGAAGACTCGGTTATCCTGACCTTACGCGCCGTTGCTCACGCTGCCAAAGGCCGGCCGGTGCGCGCCGAAGGATTGCTCAAACGCGCCTTAACGCGAGCCGGCAACGATAAGGCTGCGCACGCCGCGGCTACGCTGCGCTTGTCGCTCCTGCTGGCCAACCGCGGCGAAGATGCCGGAAGTCATCTGGAATTGCTTGCGGCCGACGGCGATCAGGCGGCCGAAGCGCGCGCGGAAGCGTGGTCGATTCTCGCCGCGCATCGGGCTCTGTCGGGCGACACTCCTGCGGCAACGTCGGCGATCCAGCGCGCGAGCGAACTGCTGCCGTCGATCGAGCGTGATGACGTTCGCGCAAAAGTGCTGCAGCGAATCGGAGTTGCGGCGATCAATAGCGGTGACGTCGAGCTCGCCCGCAGCTCGCTAGAAGAAGCCGCCGAACTGGCGATGGAGTTGGAACTCTTCAGCCTCGCCAGCCGCGCGTATGTAAGTCTCTGTCGACTAGTCCTAGACAAGGACGATAACGTGGAGCAGCACCGTCTCTACTCCCAATCTGCGGTTGTCGCGGCTAAACGGGCGGACAATGCCTTCGACGTTCAAACTGCACTTATTGTTGGACTGCGTGCCGAGATGCTTCGCGGGAATGAAGACGGAAGTTGCGCCTTTGAGGCTGAGTTGAAGGCGCTGCGCACTGCAGACGAGGCGCGCGTCCACGCTGTGAGTTCCTTAAAAGCCGTGCGAATGGCCTGGAACGGCAAGTTTTCTGAAGCGCACTATATCTTGGGACGAACCTGGGATCGGTTATATCTCGATTTCGATCGAGTGATGGCTGGCGCACTGTGCGGTTTATTCCTCGCTGTAGACGGACGTCGTACCGAATCTTCGCGTCTAATCACCGACGTTGTGCGCAAAGCAAATGGGGTGAGCGCTAACGGACTGTTCGCAAAACGCCGCGTAGCGGTGGCGCGTCTCTACTGTGCAGTTGCCGAGAGCGTCAACGGGCGTTCGCTTCAGGCCGCAACGATCGTCCGACAGATCGCCGTTTCTGATGACGATCCGATTATCGGGTTGGTGACAAATCTAGCCGCCAATATAACGACCTCCGTTCGCCAAGCGGCAACTGCCGACGCGGAACTGGAAAGGGTCGCACTCGCCAGACTAATGGCGCACGGATATGGCGATGCCGTACGTGTCCTTGAGGCGATTCGGGGCGCGCTCGAAGAACGGAAATTCCTTAAGCGAATGAGCATAACGCCGGCCGAAGTCATAGTGCTGCGGCACCTCAACCACGGGCTGAGCCCGAAGGAGATCGCTGCTAGGACCGGCCGAAGCGTGTTTACCGTGCGAGCTCATATCGCAAATGCGATCGGGAAGCTCAGATGCAACGGTCGGGCCGAGGCCGTCGCTGTGGCGCGACGCCTAGGCCTTCTTGACTAA
- a CDS encoding response regulator transcription factor — translation MPNARVAVIDDDRLVREMLELGLSREGYEVRTATDGQGALALVKTFDPEVIVLDIMMPKIDGLTLLPMLREITQAPILMLTAKGGTEDKVRSLSTGADDYLVKPFVFEELIARLQAKLRRPQLIEEHVLRWRDVSINPETREAWRGKDPLEFTQREFDLLEVFMREPRRVFSKDHLLEIVWGHDFEGGPNIVETYISYLRAKIDRPGEPGSFIRTVRGVGYGLSQ, via the coding sequence ATGCCCAACGCCCGCGTCGCGGTGATCGACGACGACCGTCTGGTCCGCGAGATGCTCGAACTCGGCCTTTCACGGGAAGGCTACGAGGTTCGTACCGCTACTGACGGTCAAGGCGCCCTCGCACTCGTGAAAACCTTCGACCCTGAAGTCATCGTGCTCGATATCATGATGCCGAAGATCGACGGACTCACGCTATTGCCAATGCTGCGCGAAATCACTCAGGCGCCGATCCTAATGCTCACGGCGAAAGGCGGCACCGAAGACAAGGTTCGTTCCTTGAGTACCGGTGCCGACGACTATCTCGTCAAGCCGTTCGTCTTCGAAGAGCTCATCGCTCGGTTGCAAGCCAAGCTGCGCCGGCCGCAGCTCATCGAGGAACACGTGCTGCGCTGGCGCGATGTCTCGATCAATCCTGAGACTCGCGAAGCGTGGCGAGGCAAGGATCCGCTGGAGTTCACGCAACGCGAGTTCGATCTGCTCGAGGTCTTCATGCGCGAGCCGCGCCGCGTTTTCAGCAAAGACCATTTGCTTGAGATCGTCTGGGGACACGACTTCGAGGGCGGTCCGAACATCGTCGAGACCTACATTTCCTATCTGCGCGCGAAGATCGATCGTCCGGGCGAACCCGGTTCGTTTATCCGCACCGTTCGCGGTGTGGGTTACGGCCTCTCCCAGTAG
- a CDS encoding HAMP domain-containing sensor histidine kinase — MKLASRLSALYAGLLGVTVLIVIIASSLALVFELWSFSGDILIAKHEEARVLVDQLRREGMTLQQAAPEIVHALSGIGLRVAVYDDRGRYVAGDREVHPRALDRVLSVGGMSHYVPPTARNRDAVGPIRSQIRSNLIPVGPPPELIDARLEPAVLAAVDGGYIAFSPSFPLIFVSLVPYWRIVLAIAVVAMALSWLVGRGFAAQLLRPINEVSDSLRALAGGDYTQRRFVTASGDEVAELTAAYNGAAANVATAMEERRRGEDRMRQFAADAGHELRTPLTVIGGYIDVLRRGAIEEPHIARQILATMSLEKEHMRGLIDRLMRLARLDSEELPRPEKIDIAEFLRMQCDAARRLDDRRVIDYRVEGVDAIQADRSELGEAMWNIIENALKYAPDAPIHVSAARNNGHVILSVRDEGPGMSESERLHAFERFYRGDQRGEITGSGLGLAIAKRAVERAGGDIAIDSAPGHGTEVTISLPS; from the coding sequence ATGAAGCTCGCATCGCGACTCTCGGCGCTGTATGCGGGCTTACTCGGCGTTACCGTGCTCATCGTCATCATCGCTTCATCGCTAGCGCTCGTCTTCGAGCTGTGGAGTTTTAGCGGCGATATTCTGATCGCCAAACACGAAGAAGCTCGCGTTCTCGTCGATCAACTGCGCCGCGAAGGCATGACGTTGCAGCAAGCGGCGCCGGAGATCGTGCACGCGCTCAGCGGCATCGGCCTGCGCGTTGCCGTGTACGACGATCGCGGTCGCTACGTCGCGGGCGATCGCGAAGTGCATCCCCGTGCCCTAGATCGAGTTCTCAGTGTCGGCGGCATGTCGCACTACGTTCCGCCGACGGCGCGCAACCGCGACGCGGTCGGCCCGATTCGGTCCCAAATCCGCTCGAACCTCATACCGGTCGGTCCCCCGCCCGAATTGATCGACGCTCGGCTCGAACCCGCCGTGCTGGCCGCCGTCGACGGCGGATACATTGCATTCTCGCCATCGTTTCCGCTGATCTTCGTGTCGCTCGTGCCGTATTGGCGTATCGTGCTGGCAATCGCCGTTGTGGCAATGGCGTTGTCGTGGCTGGTAGGGCGCGGATTTGCCGCGCAGCTGCTGCGACCGATTAATGAGGTCAGCGATTCGCTGCGCGCCCTCGCCGGCGGGGATTATACGCAGCGACGATTCGTTACGGCCAGTGGCGACGAGGTAGCCGAGCTGACCGCGGCGTACAACGGGGCCGCCGCCAATGTTGCGACGGCGATGGAAGAACGCCGCCGTGGCGAGGATCGAATGCGCCAGTTCGCCGCCGACGCGGGCCATGAGTTGCGCACGCCACTGACGGTCATCGGCGGTTACATCGACGTGTTGCGTCGCGGCGCGATCGAAGAGCCGCACATTGCTCGGCAGATTCTGGCCACCATGTCGCTCGAGAAGGAGCACATGCGCGGACTCATCGACCGGTTGATGCGTCTGGCGCGTCTGGATTCCGAAGAGCTGCCGCGTCCAGAGAAGATCGACATCGCGGAATTCTTGCGCATGCAGTGCGATGCAGCGCGGCGTCTCGACGATCGCCGCGTCATCGACTATCGCGTCGAAGGGGTAGACGCCATCCAAGCCGACCGCAGCGAGCTCGGCGAAGCGATGTGGAATATCATCGAGAACGCGCTCAAGTACGCGCCTGACGCTCCGATTCACGTCAGTGCGGCACGCAACAACGGTCACGTCATCCTCTCGGTGCGCGACGAAGGTCCGGGGATGTCGGAATCGGAGCGTTTACACGCCTTCGAGCGTTTTTATCGCGGGGATCAGCGCGGCGAGATCACCGGCAGCGGCTTGGGCCTGGCTATAGCCAAGCGCGCCGTCGAACGCGCCGGCGGCGACATCGCCATCGACAGTGCTCCCGGCCACGGAACCGAAGTGACGATTTCTCTTCCTTCTTAG